The sequence below is a genomic window from Streptomyces sp. B21-105.
CGGCCGCCCCGACATCGACCTGATCCTCGGGACCCACGCCCACGTCCCCCAGGCCTACGAGAAGGTCAACGGCACCTGGGTCGTCTACGGCATGGGCGACCAGATCGCCGGCGAGATGTTCAACCACCAGGGCGCCCAGGACGCGCGTGGCAACCAGTCCACCGTCGCCCGCTTCACCTTCGCCCCGCCCGCCCGGGCCGGCGGCCGCTGGGAGGTGCGCAGGGCCGAGTTCGTGCCGCAGATGTTCGACGTCGACGCGGGACGGGTCGTCGACCTGAACAAGGCCCTCGCCCAGGGCGCCGGCGTCCGGGGCGTGCGCGACCGGATCAGGGACGTCGTCCTGAGCCGGGGCGCGGCCAAGGACGGGCTGGTGATGGGGGAGTGACGAGCGGCCCCGGCGGCGGGGCCGAACCACCGGCGGACCGCGCCGGACCGGGACGGCGGGGCTGCGGCGCCACCGCCCGGACCGGTCGGGACGGGATCGGGACGGCGGGGCAGGTGGGATGCAACGCCACCCTCCGGTCCGGACCGGACCGGACCGCAAGGCGGGTTACGGCACCACCGTCACCGGCCACCGCCCCGCCTTCACCAGCCGCACCGCGACCGACCCCACGATCCGGTGGCCCGCCTGCTCGGAGGCGCCCACCACCACCGCGTCCGCCTTCAGCTCGTCCGCCGCCTTCGCCAGGCCGCTGTAGGGGTCGCCGGGGAAGGTGTGGAACTCCCAGCGCACGTCGAACGTCCCGCGGGTCCGCTCGGCGGCCTCGCGGATCTGGGCGACCAGCTCCTCGGCGACGGCGTCGGTCGTCTCCGCGACCGGCACGCCCAGCGCGGCGCCCGCCGTCATCACCGGCTGCACGTACACCACGGCGAGCAGCGCGTGCTGGCGGCGGGCCAGCCCGCCGGCGTAGGCCGCCGCACGCAGCGAGGAGTCCGATCCGTCCACGCCCACGAGGACGACCTTGGGACCGTCGGTCCCCCGCTCGAACCGGTGCGCGGGCTGCTGCGCGTGTTGTTCCGTCACGCCCCGAGGCTATCGGAGCCCCCGGGACCGGCAGCCGTCGGGCCGTCGGCGCAGGGGCGCGGCGCCGGCGCTGCGCCGGGCGGGTGGAATCATGCCGCCGGTCCGGTGTCGGCAGGGTGCGCCGGGGCCCGGTCGGGCGACTGATGACTGCATGAAGAAGGAGCAGTTGTTCACGCGACGCCGGGCGTTGTTCGCCGGCGCAGCCGCCGTCGGAGCGGTCGGCACGGCCGGGGTGTTCGCATGGGGCGACAAGGGCGAGCCGGTCAGGGCCGCCGCCTCCGC
It includes:
- a CDS encoding universal stress protein — its product is MTEQHAQQPAHRFERGTDGPKVVLVGVDGSDSSLRAAAYAGGLARRQHALLAVVYVQPVMTAGAALGVPVAETTDAVAEELVAQIREAAERTRGTFDVRWEFHTFPGDPYSGLAKAADELKADAVVVGASEQAGHRIVGSVAVRLVKAGRWPVTVVP